AAATGATGGAAACAGAGATGGATGAGCATCTGGGCTATGAGAAATCAGAACGTTCGGACACAGATGATTACCGTAACGGTTATAAATCCAAGCGCATCAATAGCAGCTATGGCACTATGAACATTCAGGTACCGCAGGACCGCAAGTCCACATTCCAGCCGCAGGTGGTCAAAAAACGCCAGAAAGATATCTCCGACATCGACCAGAAGATCATTTCCATGTATGCCAAGGGCATGACCACAAGACAGATCTCTGATACGCTGGAGGACATTTATGGCTTTGAAACATCGGAAGGCTTTATTTCAGATGTTACCGATAAAATCATGCCACAGATTGAAGACTGGCAGAACCGGCCACTCTCAGAGGTATATCCGGTTCTCTACATAGACGCCATTCATTACTCAGTTCGTGATAATGGAGTCATCCGCAAACTTGCGGCTTACGTGATTCTTGGTATCAATCAGGAGGGACGCAAAGAAGTCCTGACCATCGAGGTTGGAGAAAACGAAAGTTCTAAATATTGGCTGTCTGCACTAAATGGCTTAAAAAATCGGGGAGTGAAAGATATTTTAATCCTCTGTGCAGATGGACTCAGCGGCATCAAAGAGGCAATCACAGCAGCGTATCCGAAGACCGAATATCAACGCTGTATCGTGCATCAGGTACGTAATACCATGAAATACGTGTCAGACAAAGATAGAAAGCCCTTCTGTGCGGATCTTAAAACAATCTATCAGGCACCAACGGAAGAAAAAGCTCTGGACGCTCTGGAACGGGTCACAGAAAAATGGAGTGAAAAATATCCCAATTCCATGAGGAGCTGGAAACAGAACTGGAATGCTATATCCCCGATTTTCAAGTTTTCTACAGAAGTCAGAAAGGTCATTTATACGACCAACGCCATTGAGAGCCTGAACGCCACTTATCGCAAGCTAAACCACCAGAGAAGCGTGTTTCCAAGCGATACCGCGCTACTGAAAGCGTTGTACCTGTCTACGTTTGAAGCCGCAAAGAAATGGACGATACCACTCAGGAATCGGGGACAGGTTTATGGGGAACTGAGCATCATGTACGAAGGGCGGCTGCCGGAATAAGCCAATCTGTCTTATTTTCCACAGACGGATGATCCGCCTGTTCTTGTCATGCAACAATAGTTACTACTATATATAAAACAAGGGCTGAAAGCCCAGCAAGGAATTTTCAGCCCAGTTATTACCATAGAAGATCAGCATTTACAGACTTTTCTTCACACTCTCTTATTTGTAAACATCACATGCCGGTTTATCACCATTCTACTTCAAAATGACTATGACTTTCTTTTATATTTATTTTTTGTAAAATATGTAATCCCAAGATTCTAGCTGAAAAATATGCAACAATTGCATCAAACCCATTAAAAAGACGTTGTCTACAATCAGCCTGATTGACTTCATGCTTTGATAAGTTATATATTACAACAAAATTATATAGACTTTCAATAGTAGATTTGTTAAAACTAGAAATCTTTTCAATTTCCCTAACTGCATTTCCTAATGTATTTTTTCTTAACAAATAAGCTTTAATATATTTCTGATTTTTCAAATATAATCTACATGCATTTTCAAGATGCATCCCACACATCTGTACAATATACCTTGCATGTTGCCTCATATCACAAATATCAATCTCCGAACGTACATACTGCAATGGGCGATACAATCCTCGCAATTCCCCTGCTGGAAAAGGATTTTTCAATGGATCTGAAGGCAAACAATACGCTCCGACACCACCAATTTTTTGATCTATTATCCAAAGATTTTTTGAATCATAATATTTTTTATGTAAATCTAACTCATTCATAATAAATTTATTCACACAAGTCTTTACTTCTTCTGGTAATACATCATTAAAAATTTTTTCTAATTCCATATGAGATATCTGCATATTTTCGCTCCTTTTTATTTAAGTAGAATTAATCCTTGAACTTTATAGAGTCCTAACGAACAATTAAAAGACATGCTAACAATTACCAAAAAGTGTACTCAAACCCAAAACAGGAGCCCGGAAACCAGCTTAAACACTGGGTTTACGGGCTTTATTTTTTTACTCAAATTCTATCGTAGCCGGAGGCTTCGGCGACATATCATAACAAACTCTGTTCACATTCGCAA
The Ruminococcus gauvreauii genome window above contains:
- a CDS encoding IS256 family transposase; amino-acid sequence: MVVGGLLLWQEKRNIIQQLLQEYDIQSAENIQDALKDLLGGTIKEMMETEMDEHLGYEKSERSDTDDYRNGYKSKRINSSYGTMNIQVPQDRKSTFQPQVVKKRQKDISDIDQKIISMYAKGMTTRQISDTLEDIYGFETSEGFISDVTDKIMPQIEDWQNRPLSEVYPVLYIDAIHYSVRDNGVIRKLAAYVILGINQEGRKEVLTIEVGENESSKYWLSALNGLKNRGVKDILILCADGLSGIKEAITAAYPKTEYQRCIVHQVRNTMKYVSDKDRKPFCADLKTIYQAPTEEKALDALERVTEKWSEKYPNSMRSWKQNWNAISPIFKFSTEVRKVIYTTNAIESLNATYRKLNHQRSVFPSDTALLKALYLSTFEAAKKWTIPLRNRGQVYGELSIMYEGRLPE